A segment of the Dermacentor andersoni chromosome 5, qqDerAnde1_hic_scaffold, whole genome shotgun sequence genome:
TGCTTTCGCTGGTAGAAGCGATACCGTTCCGTAACCACTGACCGTTTTGGAGCATAGTGCTTTCGGAGAGCTTCTGTAGCTTATTCGTACTTGACTTCCGCTGGTTTCTTCGGCAGCAGCAGGCTACGCAGAGTCACGTAAGCCTTTTCACCCAGGATTGTTAAGAAGACTTGCAACTTCTTACTTGAGTCTATTCCATTGGCGGTTGCATACAGGTCGAACCTTTCCAGGTAGACTTCGATATTGCCAGAGCCTGGGCAGAACTCGGCCAAACATCCCAGGGTGTTGGTCATAACTGATGTCCTCGCTTGCCGTGGCGTCATTGCCGTTTCCTCAGGCTTGGTCATTGCCTCTGCCTGAacgatcccatcctcgtcgccatgtTGACCAGAGACGCCGTGAAGTCAAGTATTTATTCGGACAGCAACATGAACATAACAGCAACGATCCAGTGGCTTCGCCTTATAAAGGGAGcatgggtgcagccgaggcatgCGATTGGCTAGCGATACAATAGCACATGTGAACAATGACCGCGTGCATCAGATACGCGGCGCACAGTAACAAGAGAATACGCTTGATATACGTTGCACAGATACAACAGTAATGACGCGTGACtgccgggaagagcaggggttgtaaatataacccaattcaagaccccactttgcttggttttaagccattcaattgaatatatgccattgcatccacgtctcgataagtagcgtaaatgtattccagctaccaatgcgAATACACAACTTCTTCATAAATCGCATTCTTTGTAacgacgcaagcgaccctaatcaatgaatcccaaccgaacacctttttcagcttcgacagcatttgcataaagaacagtagagaatagcagattacacgcatagtggaattacgcgtgactccCTTGAAGAGCAGggtttgtaaatataacccaaTTCAAGACCGctctttgcttggttttaagccattcaattgaatagaTACCGTTgcgtccacgtctcgataagtagcgtaaatgtattttagctagcaatgtgaataaacaagttcttcatatatcacattctttgtaatgacggaagcgacccaaatcaatgaatcgcaactgaagacttatttcagcttcgacagcattttcttaacgaacagtacacactaagaaaaaaaagagtacctcttactcttttcggagagtctggactcgccacgtatacgacacactttgtgggagacacccgaactctctttcggcagagagtcccgacactatctgtgctcgatacaaggtggttACGTGACTGCACACACAATAGTCCTGCACACTCTCTTGTAGTTGTCTCCTAACCTTCTCAAAAGGGTTACACGACTActgctgagggagtccgttaactattcttcaggagtcagacgactcaagataaagggtcaCATGACTACTGCTCAAGGATTCGGGCAACTATTCGTGATGAGTCTGAcgactccagcagtgtgtgtctAGTTACCCTTAGTGCGCGGTGCAGGACTCTTGCAATGATagtaaaataactaatccatgtaagtcgtttGACTCTCGGATGGCAGTGTCTAGCCGCTTTTCAATATGTGTCACCAacttttgctgtaagtacacacgactacggctagttcGCAAGATGACTACCGTGAAAAGACAACATACAAGAAAGAACCCATAGCAAACTTGCCAAAAAGGACGTGGCAGGTTAGCAACAATAAGTTAACATTTCATTACGCTTTGTCGTCTTCTGAAAAATTCAAATGtattagtcagcacagaatcaccatgaaagcaagacagttctcattactattaaactggaatcaatagccaaccaagcaaaacagtcctaaataaacatccaatatgtagcctgcaggtgcatatgcatgacactgcaatgcaactcagaaccataatgagaccccaaaatattatgtaactcatgtagaagttcaattcAGCACTGCACAAGTCTCTAATGTCAAAACATTTATAAGTTAAACCTATTTCACGGTTCTTCGAGACGTGTCTTTATTTAGAACTTACGATTTAATATtttaagcaagtaagctacacataacaaataaaaaaggccgcacttatgtacaaaggagacccagataatcaagtgcaataaaaacaatattcgaACTTAGATTACATAAGCTATGCGTTATACTAagcttgctgaaaacaactggttggcaattgataatccagTCTAACAGTAAGAAtagctgtcttaccttatggaACTCTAGTTGAcactttcccccccccccccaacttgtGCGTGTTAGTGGcagttgaaaattgatctgaaaaataccacattaaaAATTGTGCATCAATTGTATTTtgtcatacaacatgcaacagtgtataaaagcttcacaacagatattacaaaaataaatacagcaaaacttgtactaattgtttatttatgttgacaaacatacttttgcaagacgaagtataatagctgacacagacaatttcagattgcaataaccactaatacaaaacttgccataatctaaacacgctgacaaaatatgtagcacaggtagctgtattttgttacggcaaagatagcacatgaataatgaggacaagggaggaagcagaacacataaacaaactataccaagctgcatgcatgcagctgtaacaatacacatggtgcaccaaggtccaaaagaaacaaagaggaagatgtgaggaaggcttcttttactcatcacaaaCTATCCTGTAAGAGCAGcttatgcactggctgtaatctaccctcAGCACATACGTAAGTAAGTTACATTAGGcgccacatttacaaatcattCATACAATGTTCTAGTGATTGTCCTTATTCCGATTTTTAACTTGGAAAGCATGACTGAGTATCGTAAAGCCTCCCTAaggcttggcacatatacagaaagaagtgtttctataaacactggaggtcacggaaggatgactgacacatacctcttttcattcttttgtatttgtgattatctaccacagtagtcttttgtagagtgaaacacatccagataatacactgtggacaacaaagtgtgaatacctgttcttgatttctacctttctctggtgtcccgctaaggtaagattggtgcaaaaaattgtcttcccaatgtatgcgttcccacaaaacaaagcaggagcagatgataagccacattaatggtgcgtgaaataaaacatctgttcttaacttacgactgccattccaatctggtgcaattttctgctttgttgtgcactctagcacaggtgctacgcagttcacttggtgcccaaagcaactctcacaccatagcaggatgttaattttgtttttcaaattctaagtgaaactctggttatgggggacaattgcaaacttatagttttgctttgtatcttcataatgttgtagagcagggtagaaagcaagaacatATATCTATAATTTGGGTTTCCACGGTGCTTTGCATGGATATGTTTCAATGAATGATAAAACTacttggtagataaacatatgaAAGATAGGAGAATTAAGCTCGAAGTCTACCTTATCAGTAACTGGGAATTTCATGTGTAATTGAAATTTCGTGATTCCCATTGATGAAGAAACAGTTTTGACAATATGTGCCAAGACAACTaagtcactcatgctcacaaaggaaacaaaataaaaacaagcaagattgCAAGAAGTTCCAACTTGCAACCTAAAGTGAGACGCCTCACATGACTGACttatgtatttactgagcataaattacatcttgcgcataatctgcttgtacaagatgacGAACAATGAGTTACTGCTGCTTTCTCTCTGGGGaatttggctcttctgaacacatgcacattgtgtGGCACAGCTGCGTGGATGTAGCTGGGAACAGCTGTTATTCAGCGTCAGTCTGTTTTTATGCTTTGGTACTATTAtcgttgtaatttataattagcaaatagcctaactattgggttgatcagctccattttaaacaaaacatactgacagatttccctgtttatcgctaacaaagagataggtacatcatttcagatttcaagaaacagctgcGGAACAGAACAAATGGTGAAGACAGAAAATCTACAACGACCAGAACCTTttttattaaatgccatgtaATGGttctttctgcaatgaataccattaTTATAAAAAATTGtagcctgaaaaaataattgggaaaTATTTACAAAAGCGACAGGGATTAGAACTGCATATTAATTTCAAATGtcttcttaaacaagatcacaataattgaagtttcattaatttcagcaaaacGCTGACATCCCATTATTGAAGCTAGTCCGTGCTGAAGGTATTGGtagtttgtaggagtcctcagactgGCAGCTCTGAATTATTTGTCAccatacttggtggaacatgctttgctctttcagatattactttgccaaaaagccttctgtaagccttgtgggacaattTTGTGTGGAAAAGAAATCTATTTGATCATTACTTTTTGGGTATatgtatctcagaactggtgctagtctgagttcttacaaagtagacattattgagtactgtaattctaatgcctgccactgctataaatttctgttagtTAAAATTGTCGCACTGTCATGACGCAGTTATGTTCAATAATTAGTGGCAGTCACCgctgaaacactcagtacaaAACACAACATAAATATATGGAGTCAAAATTTAAATGTCCAACAAGGTCACGTCTCAAGTCTACATTTCAcacagctgtctttttttttctgttaatgtgcCAATACCAatcgcacattcacaaacattttagtattgcatttctggcaaatgcaggaaaattcaccgtctttaacaGAAGCCCTTGGGAAGACAGCATAGAATCACttcgacaagaggacttgccTTAAGCTTTGcgtcgctatgttgtaggtcactgACTAAACGGGAACGTTTTGCTGTTTGAATATTActcgaaatatttttattatttgtactagaggtttgaaaagagaCCGAATTGTACAGTGCTTCATGCAGATCTCATATATTCCATTAGCTTTTGCTtagctgcttcttgagttatgtcctacacaacgGCAAAACATAGTCATATTTGcgggcactttcttgtgtattaaattttcacaaaaagcagtgtgctgcAGTTAACTCAACTCCCTGTAGACTTGCAaggtgccgatatctattcaaacagtacgtaaagttactagaagtatgcaagattagtaggcaggcaggCCTGCGTACTAATCTTGCATACCTCTCATGTactctgaaaaaaaattattgacaatacttcaataatttttttctcacaaTAGCATGAGAATGAGCTTCtgcacttataattgtcctatacaaattaaatttggcatacatactcttcaagATAAGCAGAATACCAatatctaattgaaattgcaatctgtaaaaattatttaaagtggcCTAATATCTTTTGCATAGTTCCAGAAATTGTACAAGCTGTTTCGATAGGTATCGCCACTCTACGGTATACAACTACCctaaataagatacagcatgaaaCTATTTGCGAAACTTTTATAAACAAGTGCCCATAAAAATATATTGCCACtatgtaggacataactaaagaACACCTGCTACACAAAAACCAATGACAATTCAAATCTACGTAAAACTCCCTATGAATGGCCGTGCATTCAAATTTCTAGTACAAATGATTTTAAAAAAGGTGTTTCAAGGAGcatttccccttaataagtgggTGTCAGTGTTTCTACCAAAGGGTTACAAACTACCTTGGGGCAtaccatagggagttttataaatagcacaagcacgcatctgcctaaaaagccccaTGCCCTGCTTGCATTACTTAAACATATTtctgcattctgttgtatgtcaccgtttgcatcccttaacactgagggcgcaaaaccaaaaaaacagcctattaatacacctaatttttagcctgtaaaggggttgtgtgtaaatgggggcagccaactctagcatgagaataaataaatatttgttctCGCATTAATAAAACCAGTCAAAATATAATCTCGCAAATCtggaaatgaatgcacaaagaaccttgctgattgttacattagtgtcccgaacaagatcttttgatgtttataattcctagtttaattcactttcctaTAGTAACTGggctctgacctagaatactcagtgtaggagactaacccaggcctggaagccaatatttaaatctgaaatagGCATTCATCCCCCGACCACATGGCACTGTTACGTCCTGAGACGAAgcatgcatccatggacatatagtctgtaaaattatttttacatgatTTGTAGCATTACTCTTACACTAACAAATTCTGAAAATTCGGAAATACATATCTGCTATTTAACCCTCTCATGCATACGGGCCTCATATGAGGACACATATTTATCCTGCTATAAAAGTCGTCCAGTTGCTTGCAGCGAGTCACTAGCTGCATGGTTGAGGACATGCCATTTGAGGACATGCCAAGGTTTCTAAACTGTTACATAGATGGCGCTTGCTGTCCATGTTTTTTGAAGCGCCAGTCTCTAAAGGAGAGTAGGCTTGTTCGAGGTCACTGAACGTtcgtagaaaagaaaaaaataattgctCGACAGGCTATGGTGCTCTTGGACTGTAAAAAATATCTGCGCAAAGAGCAACTTTTCATCCATATTATCTGATTTTGTTGCCGTTTTTTTCTTGGCTATGGGCTCGGTACAAGGAAAAGAAGAGGTGTCCTCAATTGGGGACATTATGCATGAAAAGTGTAGCCTTACCTGCAGCGCCACCAAACAAAAATGTACCCGCAGAGAGCCAGACCTGGGATGAAAGCGCGTGTATTTTCCTGCGCTTTTCGTGCACGGTTGAGGCAGCTTTTGCGGGAGTTTTTGGGTGTGTATAAGTTCCCCATTTCCGTAGACCGTGGGAAAAACGATACTTTTCCAAGATGTCTTCAAAGCGAGGACTGTCCAGAGAGGAAATCGATGCTCTTTTGGACCTCTCATCTGACTTTGATGACGATTCCGACGCAGATGATTGGGAGCAACTACTCACCGACCTTGACACTTCCAGCAGCTCAGAAGAGAGTGATGACCGTGAGCCTGTGCGTGCTAACGGCGCGTCAACAGGCTCTGCTACAAGAGCCCCCTCGAAGACATCTGCCGCGAGAACGGACAGCACAGTGTGGATTGCCGACAAAGACAATGACTATGCAGGAAAGCCTCCCGATTTTCTTGGTGAGCATAGGGTCAACGTGCATGGTACACATCCGATTGACTACTTCCTCGCCAAATTTCCGGACTCATTGCTGGAGCACATTGTTTTTCAAACAAATTTGTATGCAGTGCAAAAACGCAAAGATAACCTATGGTTCACTTTACCAGAGCTAAAAGTCTTTCTTGGAATGTGCTTGGTAATGACTTACATCAATTACCCAAGAATCAGGAATTACTGGTCCACAGAATCCGGCCTTAGAATGGACGTTGTCGCCGATTCAATGCCTGTAAACCGTTTTGAGGAGATTCGAAGATTCCTTCACCTCAACGATAGGACCGACACTCTAAGCTACCAGAATGACCGCTTGGCTGGGATGAGGCCAGTCATTGATACACTCAACGAAGCATTTTGCTCGGCAATTGATTCTGAGGAATACCAATCCGTGGATGAGATGGTGATACCATTCAAGGGGCGCTCCTCCATAAAGCAATACCTCCCAAAAGCCGAAGCACTGGGGCTTCAAGGTGTGGGTGAGAGCAGGAGTCTCTGGCTACATTTATCGCTTTGAGGTATACCAAGGGGCAACTGATGGGCGAGCCAAAGTTTCAAGCGAATTTGGTATGGCCGGAGACGTTGTCATCAGGTTGTCCGAGGGACTTGAAGGGAAAAATCATAAACTTTATGCCGATAACTTGTTCACATCTATGGCCCTCGTCCGAAAACTCAGCGAGGATGGAATATGGTTTCTTGGGACGTGCCGTGCAAACCGTCTGCAAGGAGCGGATAAGAAGCTAAAGCCCTTGAAGGAGCTCAAAGCAGACGGAAGGGGAAGCACATCAATTTGCACCTCAGTAGACAACATCACAGTGACAAGGTGGCTGGACAACTCGCTTGTTCATGTTGTTTCCAGCTATGCAGGACGGCAGCCCGAAGGCACTACCAAAAGGTACAATAGAAAAGAGAGCAAAGTAATGGATGTCACCAGGCCATACTCTGTGGAAGTTTACAACAAACACATGGGTGGTGTTGACCTCATGGATTCCTTGATTGCAAGGTACAGAAATGACGTCCGGAACAAAAAGGGCTACTTGAGAATGTTCTTCCACCTACTAAATGCAGCAGTTGTGAATGCCAGGATTGTGTGGTGGTGGGACAAAGGTGTGGAACATTATATGGACCAACTTGAGTTCCGAAGTCGCGTTGCCAAGGCGCTCATATATTCGCAGCGAAGCAGCACAGAGTTCGAAGCGACGAGGCCGGCCATGCAACGATTCTTCGCCAGCGCCTATAAGAGAGTGCTCCATCATGTGTCCCTGGAAAAGAGGTTGGACGGCGGGCGCCATTTCCTAAAGAAGAGCGACCAAAAGTACGCCAGCCGCTGTCGAAGTCTCGCCTGCCGCAGCAAGACATGATACCTCTGCGGTCGCTGCAACGTCCCTCTTTGTCCTGAGTGCTTCGAATCCTTCCACAGTGCATAAGTGGAATGTGCAAGACCGATCGTCAGCATTTCAATTTGAATTGAAATTGTTTCAGTGTTCTAGTATGAACGCTCAATAAGTTTTTGTTACATATATTTATTGTGTACTTAAACCAGAGACTAATGGCGGCTTACAGCATGTCCTCATTTGGGGGCAGATCGGAAATGTGATACAGAGGCTCTTGATTATTGTAATAAAATTTTATCATAATCTTTGTGGCCTCTAGTAACACttttaaacaaaaaataatttttttctcctcTGGACCTAATTCATGCATGAGAGGGTTAAAGCACTGTTGCAAACCcgtgtgtttgagaaatgcaatactcaaaaggtgtaatacaatcaatgtgtgcatgaaacctatgctgcctttgacattcgtcagtgtggcaaataagcactgagaaatgccaagggtatCATAGCTTTCATGTTTCAAACCTTGTATGCGAGTACCAGTATAtttgcagtgaaaggaagtcacattattaccagACTTATGAAGGGAATTTATGTTTCTCTAGTTCAATATATTCTTTCTTGTGCTCCTATATCCTTGAGTTTTTTAAAAATAACGGGTGCTTGATataagtactctatattgctctcaaatttatcctgcaccagagcccgtgttacgttacatttcttgaacacattgcagtgctctagattatcaaaggaagaaaaaatgcagtaagtttgcattttagccttctgtacaagaattaagaacctatcaattacatccACAAGTACAACATAACTACGAGAAACGGGGCTTAAAGGCAGGTATACATTAGAATAGCAGGAGCTGATGGTGAGAATTCTAAgagaaaggaactattaaaaactagATACTAAAGACACATATGAGTTTTAATAACAGAAAtatttgcaaagaatttgaagagacaaatagaatgtctgttcaaatcactccaccccaacaCTCATCGATGGTTCGATAAGTGATCACAGTCggtgatgctgtttggatagatgAAAGTGAGGCACAGCTGTCAAATAGGTAGCACATGTAGAGGGGTCACCAAAGGTTGCACGCTGCTTGCCTTGATCTCCTGACTCCCTCGAGCCTgatgcgttgagcctggttatacgtcgttcgcaagaggcctggcccgagtgtgcggcatggcttgggtaaaatttcgaggcacctgaaaaacacagatccatATATTTAGCATCAAAATATTCTGTACCATAGGGCAAATctgaagtttaccatctgcacatagcagatgatgaaaacaaacacaagtcaccagactcaaggtatataaatgtgcaaaaggggaaatgaatgtgaagagctgcttataggatGGAATCCTTCATATTGTCTTTTGTGGATCAATAATAGTATATTAACATAAAGTCAAGTGTACATGACCCTCCCTGTTTGTGTAGGTAGGCTATTCCATGTGAGCTGTTCCAAcctggcacacgaccacttgcaatttctttttgaaaactgagggcccttcaatatagaacaaatctcaatttcacgtaatacttaaagcaaaaaaaatatttttgctggCATAAACATTATGTCAAATTTTGTGTAACGCACCAAAGATTGCATCATAAAATGGCATAGCCAAAAATTTGGTTCTTTCATTACGAAGGCCAAATTTTTAACGACAATGAAGAGAGGCCTTACAACAAAAACttaactgcttattagccactgcttAGTTTATTATGGCTGAttaaaagtggacaaaatgccataactttattttcacagaagtgacctacagcaaaagctgcaaatttatgcAATCTATGTGTTTAGGACTTGTCCTGTGTGCAAGAATGGTATCAGAAAGATACGTTATGCAGCAGtgcagagagaggaggatgaacttggaaaagAAGTCAGTTTCGGCGTACGTTTATTGGcctacttaccattgaggcaggcctagtaaatttatgccaaataccacgtatgagagtacattgtattgtttttaaattggtaaatctttatcaaagtagtttttgtgttacgcaagaaaaaaattgtacaagtagtctcttgtagtttcaaaatttgcatcgcaTTTCGTCTAATACACATAGCCTCTTGGCggctaagacaaaatgcatggaTTTGAGCATCCCTGCACGGATAGCAGGGAGTCTAAACTGCTTCGAAGTTACTTCTGTTATTGCTGAGTGACTACAAGTCATTTCACTCAAAAAGACGCCGCTTAATTACAGGTATATACCTGAATCTTTCTGTCGGCTGTGAGCCTGCTGGCATCATCACTaaggctgccaactccctagtggacatAGTCGGGACATGGTGCCGGCAGGGTGCAGTGGCAGAAGCCCCCAAAGGCTCCCAACTAcctagtggacgtagtcaggaCAGGGTGGTGGTAGGACGCAGAGGTAGGAGCCGCCagtgtacctgcaacaaatttgcacaaatgttcttagtc
Coding sequences within it:
- the LOC126519927 gene encoding piggyBac transposable element-derived protein 3-like; the encoded protein is MAGDVVIRLSEGLEGKNHKLYADNLFTSMALVRKLSEDGIWFLGTCRANRLQGADKKLKPLKELKADGRGSTSICTSVDNITVTRWLDNSLVHVVSSYAGRQPEGTTKRYNRKESKVMDVTRPYSVEVYNKHMGGVDLMDSLIARYRNDVRNKKGYLRMFFHLLNAAVVNARIVWWWDKGVEHYMDQLEFRSRVAKALIYSQRSSTEFEATRPAMQRFFASAYKRVLHHVSLEKRLDGGRHFLKKSDQKYASRCRSLACRSKT